From the Lolium rigidum isolate FL_2022 chromosome 2, APGP_CSIRO_Lrig_0.1, whole genome shotgun sequence genome, one window contains:
- the LOC124687099 gene encoding uncharacterized protein LOC124687099 isoform X1 has protein sequence MPPRRRSSPSFLAAVRRTERGDGAPVAWSSSSLSSRSWSSSRTSPSTSSSSRSQHVFFLISDDPDVLELTHFAIKPRTPVPRSATRSLRATLRRISLVPLPLILQVRFLASIRQEVTTWSTMMRMFPVRSESSLATTRDPWIWASSDLCSWHLMPILHLVCTQTLYSLPHDV, from the exons atgccgccgcgccgtcgatcCTCGCCGTCGTTCCTCGCCGCCGTTCGCCGTACTGAGCGCGGGGATGGAGCCCCCGTGGCCTGGTCTTCCTCCTCGCTAAGTTCACGGAGCTGGAGCAGCTCCAGGACGTCTCCTTCGACCTCGTCTTCTTCCCGGAGCCAGCacgtcttcttcctcatctccgaCGACCCCGACGTCCTCGAGCTCACCCACTTCGCCATCAAGCCCAGG aCGCCGGTACCGAGGAGTGCCACGAGGAGTTTGCGTGCTACCCTGAGGAGGATATCGCTTGTGCCTCTACCGCTGATCCTGCAG GTACGTTTCCTTGCGAGTATCCGACAGGAGGTTACTACGTGGAGTACGATGATGAGGATGTTTCCGGTCCGCAGTGAGAGTTCCTTAGCGACGACTCGAGATCCGTGGATATGGGCATCGTCTGATTTATGTTCTTGGCATCTTATGCCCATTTTGCATCTTGTCTGTACTCAGACGCTTTATTCGCTTCCGCATGATGTATGA
- the LOC124687099 gene encoding uncharacterized protein LOC124687099 isoform X2 → MPPRRRSSPSFLAAVRRTERGDGAPVAWSSSSLSSRSWSSSRTSPSTSSSSRSQHVFFLISDDPDVLELTHFAIKPRTPVPRSATRSLRATLRRISLVPLPLILQQPLARLAGTFPCEYPTGGYYVEYDDEDVSGPQ, encoded by the exons atgccgccgcgccgtcgatcCTCGCCGTCGTTCCTCGCCGCCGTTCGCCGTACTGAGCGCGGGGATGGAGCCCCCGTGGCCTGGTCTTCCTCCTCGCTAAGTTCACGGAGCTGGAGCAGCTCCAGGACGTCTCCTTCGACCTCGTCTTCTTCCCGGAGCCAGCacgtcttcttcctcatctccgaCGACCCCGACGTCCTCGAGCTCACCCACTTCGCCATCAAGCCCAGG aCGCCGGTACCGAGGAGTGCCACGAGGAGTTTGCGTGCTACCCTGAGGAGGATATCGCTTGTGCCTCTACCGCTGATCCTGCA GCAACCATTGGCCCGACTTGCAGGTACGTTTCCTTGCGAGTATCCGACAGGAGGTTACTACGTGGAGTACGATGATGAGGATGTTTCCGGTCCGCAGTGA